In the genome of Paenibacillus pabuli, the window GAATTTCGAGGAAAACATAACTATGCAAATAAGGGAGAGTTTCCGATGAGTGAACATGCCAAATATGAAAAGAAGAGTACAATAACGAAAGGTCTCACAGATTCACTGCACATTCGCATCCCATACAACCCAGCATATATTCAGCGTATTCGCCAGATTATGGGCAGACAGTGGGAATCCAAACTGAAAGTTTGGATCATTCCCTACACTATCGCTGCTGTTCAGGAGTTCATAAATCAGTTCGATCCAGATGATGTTCAGATTACCCCGGAGTTATGAGTTGAGAACGAAGATCTACAGCAATGGAAAGCTAGTAGAGGAAACAACAAGTCTTGGAGCAAGAACAGTTGCACAAGATGCTTAAGTTACGAGGATACAGCGGCAAAAAGATTAAAGCGTATTGTAGTCAGGTTGAACGTTTTCTGAGTAGCTTTCCACTTAAAAGTACGGATGTGACTACATCCAATGTTCAGACGTATTGTTTAGGTTTGCTTGAGCGAGTGATCTCCCATTCAAGTGTGAATCAGACGATTAGCGCGCTCCGCTTCTATTGCAAACATGTGCTGCTTCAACCTACGGATATCCAGTTTATTCGTCCCAAGAAGCAGACCAAGCTTCCAAAAGTGCTGTCCGAAAAGGAGGTTGCTCAACTACTCAAATCCGTAACCAACCCTAAACATAAGGCCATATTGTTTCTGACCTATTCTTCCGGGCTTCGTGTAGGTGAAGTTGTGCGTCTGCGTTGCAGTGATCTGGATATTGAAAGGAAAACAATCATCGTGAGATAGGGGAAGGGGCACAAGGATCGGAGAGCGCTTCTTTCAAATCTCGCCTGGGGTTTGGTACAGAAACACATAGCTGAATATAGACCTAATCGTTGGCTGTTTCCGGGGCAATCTTCTGATCGACATCTTACCGAGCGGAGCGTGCAGAAGGTTTGTGAAGAAGCAAGACGACGTGCAGGTATTGAGAAAAAGGTAAGTATTCATGCACTGAGGCATTCCTTTGCCACTCATTTGTTGGAAAACGGGACAGACCTGCGCTACATTCAGGAGCTACTTGGTCATACGAGTGCACGTACAACTCAGCGATATACGCATGTTAGTACGAAAAATATCCAGCGTATTCAAAGCCCGCTGGATCGGATGGTTTTAGGGGATTGAGGGCTACTCTAAGTCTCTCTTTTTCTCCAAACTTTTCTACGCAAATGTAACATTTTGGGTTATCATATACGTAGTTCGGATAACATACAGGATGTGTGATATTTACGAAGTACATAAATTAGATGTTAGGCGAAATTAACAAACAAAAAAATGATGGGAGTAGATAGAAAATGAAAGAAAACGAATTTTCTTTTTTTTTGAAAGAAAAACTTGAGGAATCTTTCTTGGAAAAAGGGGTCGATCCCAAAGATTTGTTTACTGATATTTCAAGTCTCAGAATAGCATTAAATGGTGAATCTGATAGAGGGTGCGCTCTATTAGCCATCGCTTTTTTAGACAATATATTAAAAGAACTACTACGTAAATTTTTGGTCGATGACTCAAGTGTATTTAATAATTTGTTTGCTGGTTCGGGAGGTTTATCCTCATTCTCTTCCAGGATTGAACTGGCTTACTTGTTAGGTCTTATTAGCCCGATGCAAAGAAGGGACTTAAATCTACTAAGAAAGATAAGAAATGATTTTGCACATTCAATGGATATAATTGACTTTGAAAATCAAACTATCTCGAATCGAATTAATGAATTATATCATTTATATAGTGGGCAAGAATCCAGTACAAGAACTAAATATATTCGAGTTATCTTTTCAATTGCCGGCTTAATCCAGGGAGGCATATTGAGATCAGAAAGTAGGCAAAAGAAAGAGAATCTTGATTTAAAAAGTCCTCAAGTGCAAAAAATGATAGAAGATGCTGAAAAGGCTAAAGTTGAGTTTCTTGAAATGCATAATAGAGAGCAAGAATAATGGGATTTTTGGAATATTCCTTTGAATGTTATTAACATCGCCTAACATAATATTCACGCTAAATTTAATTCAATGGAGTTGATAAGTTTGTCTAAAGATTCAAAAGGATTTCCATTAGTTTGTAAAGAGGATTTTATCTATTATCTAAGAGATATTATTGCGACTACAGCAAGATATTTAATCAGATTGAAAAGATATATCAAGGAACTAGAAGAATTTAATGAAAGCAAAGATTTGAATGATGATATTAGTAAGATGGCTTTAACAATAGAATATGAATCATTTTTTGATAAGATCCGATATGTTGAAACAGTTCTTATGAACTTGATTGGAGACAAGACAAAACAAGCTTTGTCATACAATAAATTTAGAGAAATTGCTGATAAGAGAATGTCTAAAGGGCTTGAACTGAATCTAGAAAAACTATCTGACGAAATGAAAAAAAACTTAAATAGATTTAATAATTGGCGAAATACAAATTTGCATATCCCATTATCGCTTTTAAGTGCTACAAGGGAACTAGCTGAGCATCGTGTTGCAGAAAATCCTGAGTTGTTTGGACACATCCCAAATAATCCTATCTATGTAGATCAATATGAATTTCAATATTCGTCTTTATTTATAATGATGTTAGATTCAAACAAAGAATTTTATGGAAATTTAAGAAAAATGCATCAACAAATGAAAAGAGATTATTCTAAACTGATTGGTGAATCTGTATATGTTGTTCTGGATAGAAAAAAAGTAATGATGATTGAAGATCATATAACAATAAACCAAATGTCTAATGAGAAAAATCTTAGGAAAGATCTATAAAATATTAACTTCGCCTAACATAATATTCACGCTTCGGGTCGTTCGGCCCTGGGTCTGCCAGTAGATAATTCGGGGAAGCGGAAGCATGCAGACAACCCTACGGGTTCGTAAATACGGGAACGTTATCGGAAACTTCTGCAATATGAAAAAACTTAAAAAGAATTAATGAGGGTGATTTTAATGCTCCGACCACAAAAGAAATTTTTAGAACCGTGGATACCTGAAACTTCAAAGACTTTTCTTGAAGAACTACATAAAGAAATATCTGAAAACCATATTCGTTATGGGGCTGATCTAGACGTCATTGCTCGAAGAGAAGATAAAGGCAAAGTATTATACCAATACAAAGCTAATCCAGATAAGTGTGTACAAGTGCATCTAACATGGAGGATGGATAAGGAAAAAGACTCAAAGTGGCCAAAAAAGTGATAGAAGATTATTTTGAGGGGGTTCCTAGGAAGGTAGAAGCATCCGATAACAATGTTTTTACACATCGGCGGACATGCCGCCTCGGTCCCGGAACTAAAGTCGAAGAAGTGATTGCCGGGACACATCCGCACCGACTAACCGCATCGCGGCCGCTCACTAAGTTCACTTAAGTCGGTGGAACGTCGTGAATACAGGAACGTTATGTGAAACCTATGCAAAAGCAATTTACAATTATATATAATCTGATTCTAACATCAAAAAAATAACTTAAGAGGTGTTTTTATGAGTAAGCACAGTGACAATATTTTCTGTGAGTATACGATTAATTCATGGGAAGACTGCAGAAAGTTAT includes:
- a CDS encoding MltR family transcriptional regulator, which translates into the protein MKENEFSFFLKEKLEESFLEKGVDPKDLFTDISSLRIALNGESDRGCALLAIAFLDNILKELLRKFLVDDSSVFNNLFAGSGGLSSFSSRIELAYLLGLISPMQRRDLNLLRKIRNDFAHSMDIIDFENQTISNRINELYHLYSGQESSTRTKYIRVIFSIAGLIQGGILRSESRQKKENLDLKSPQVQKMIEDAEKAKVEFLEMHNREQE